The DNA window CCGTCGCAGAAGAGGACAGAGCAGTGGAGACCCCCCGTCCTCTGCCATTCGTCCGACTCGATGGCGGCGGTCATCCGGTAGACATCGTCGATGCCGATCCGCAGGTCTGATACGACCCGCGGGATCTCACGGAGAAACGCCGTCCCACCCGACGACTCGACCACCTGCTCACAGGCCGGTGCAGGGACTGCCTCGATCCTGATCTCGTCCCCGGCCACCTCAACAGAGACAACCTCCGTGGCAAGGCCCTCGGTAATCGCAAAACCGGCACCGAACTCCCTGAGGGCATCGTCGGACGCCACCATCCTGGCGACCGGGGCGCCGTTCATCACAAGGAGGTAGCGGTGCTCGACGCAGACCTCGTCGTCGATCTCCCGTGGTTCCCCTCTTTTTACCTGAATTCCCGTATGGGTGTGCAGATCCATCAAATTTTCCCTTCCCGGTCACGCCCTGCCCACGGGGGTACTGGCATGTTCCCAACTCTTATATGATATACCCATTAACAATTGTTAATCCGAACTCTCTCAATTTATGGATTGTGATCTCATGAAACTCCCCTGCGAGACTGGCGTCTGGCTTATCCTCCCATGCATCCGTGCATGCCTCGTGCAGGAACTGATGGAAAAAGGACTGTCGCAGAGGAAGGTCTCGACCATGCTCGACATTACCCCGGCTTCCGTCTCCCAGTACGCCTCCAAAAAACGCGGCTGCTCGATAGAACTGGGGGACAATGCGGTATCGTCCATAAGGCAACTTGCCGAGGACCTCGTCTGTGAAAATGTCGGGCATATGAGCCTGCGGATGTGCGACATCTGCATGCAGGTCCGCGCCCAGGGAAATATCGCCGATGATGACGGCGCCCCCTGCCCCCGCGACCTCGTCTGCAACATCTCCTCCTCCCGGAACCCGACATACGCGCCCTGAGAATACCCGGCGCCCTGTTGGCAGGTTGAGGGCGTCTTTTCGGAAGTTTTTCCCGGTTTCTGTGGCCGGGCACGAAATTAATTATTCTAGCCCTGCAATAGTAAAGCGATGTATTCGCAGAGACTGGAAAACCTGCCGCCATACCTTTTCGCCCGTATCGACGCAATGAAGGCCCAGAAGAGGAAAGAAGGAGTCGACATCATCGACCTCGGTGTCGGCGACCCTGACCTCCCGACGCCGGCGCATATCGTCGAGGCGATGGTCGGGGCGGTGAGGGAACCGAAAAACCACCACTACCCCGCCTACGAGGGGATGGCCTCGTACCGCCAGGCGGTTGCGGAGTGGTACGGGACGCGTTTTTCCGTCTCCCTCGACCCGGACAGGGAAGTCCTCGCCCTGATGGGCTCGAAGGACGGCATCGCCCACATCCCCGAGGCCTTCGTCAATCCCGGCGACTATGTCCTCGTCCCCGACCCGGGCTACCCGGTCTACAAGACCTCGACGCTCTTTGCCGAGGGCAGGACGCACCTCATGCCCCTCACCGCGGAGAATAACTTCCTCCCCGTCCTCGACGACATCCCGAAGGACGTCCTGAAGAAGGCGAAGCTCCTCTTCTTCAACTACCCGAACAACCCGACCGCGGCGATCGCCCCGAAGGCGTTCTTCGAGGAGGTCGTGGAGTTCGCCCGCGACAACGACCTCGTCGTCGTCCACGACAACGCCTACTCGGAGATCACCTTCGACGGCTACAAAGCCCCATCCTTCCTGGAAATCGACGGGGCAAAGGAGGTCGGCGTGGAGATGCACTCCCTCTCCAAGACCTACAATATGACAGGCTGGAGGATCGGCATGGCCGTCGGCAACCCCGAGATCCTGGCTGGACTTGGCCGGGTGAAGTCGAACATGGACTCCGGGGTCTTCGACGCCGTGCAGGAAGCGGGAGTCGCCGCGCTCACCGGCTCACAGCAGTGCGTCGCGGACGCCTGCGCCGTGTACCAGGAGCGCCGGGACGTCCTCGTAAAGGGCCTCAACGAACTCGGCTTCGACGTCCGTGCACCAAAGGCAACATTCTATGTCTGGATGCCGGTCGAAGACTGCATGAAGACGGCGGCGCAGTTCCTCAACGAGGCCGGCATCGTCGTGACTCCGGGCGTCGGGTTCGGTGAGAGCGGGGACGGTTACGTGCGTTTCGCCATCACCCGCTCGGTCGAACGGATCGAGGAGGCGCTCGAACGCATCAGGAGGATTGCACCATGAAGCTCCCGTCGCACCTGACAGTCAGGGACAGCCGCCTCTCCATCGGCGGCGTCGACTGCGTCTCCCTTGCGGAAGAGTACGGCACGCCCCTGTACGTCACCGACCTCGACCGGATCACCGGCAACGTCAGGCGTTTCCACGCGGCCCTCGCCGCCCACTACCCTGACGTGCAGGTACTCTTCGCAGCAAAGGCAAACGGCAACCTTGCGGTGATAAGAGCCCTCGCCGCCGAAGGGGCCGGTGCAGACGTCTTCTCCCCTGGCGAACTCGAACTGGCGCTCCGTGCCGGGATGAAACCCGAACGTCTCCTCTTCAACGGGAGTTCCAAGAGCCGCGCGGATCTCGCCCTCGCCGTCGAGAAAGGGGTGCGGGTCTCGGTTGACTCTCTGGATGAGCTCCACCAGCTCGACGCCGTTGCCGGCGAGGCGGGAAAGACCGCAGAGATCGCCTTCAGGGTGAACCCGGCCCTAGAGGTGCCGACCCACCCGAAGATCGCCACCGGGCTTGCGACGAGCAAGTTCGGCATCCCGGCGCAGGAGATCATCGCCGCCTACAGGGAGGCACTCGCCTGCGAACACATCGAACCTGTCGGTATCCACTGCCACATCGGCTCCCAGATCCTCGAAGTCGAACCCTTCGCCCGCTCTGCCGAGGTGATGGTGCGGGTCGCAAAGGAGGTCACCGACCTCGGCGTCCACCTGGAGTTCCTCGACATCGGCGGCGGCCTCGGCATCCCGTACCACCACGACACCGACCCGGCGCCGACACCCGACGATTATGCGGCCGCCGTGATGCCCGTATTCCTGCAGGGCATCAAGGAATGCGGGATCGACCCGGCCCTCTGGGTGGAGCCCGGCCGCTGGCTCGTCGGCGACTCCTCGGTCCTCCTCACTCGCGTGAACTCGGTGAAGAAGGCCCACAAGACCTTCGTGAACGTGGACGCCGGTTTCAACCTGCTCATCCGCCCGGCGATGTACGACTCCTATCACGAGGTGCTCGTCGCCGACCGCGCCGATCTCCCTGCCGACGGCACCTATACGGTGGCAGGCCCGATCTGCGAGACCGGTGATATCCTGGCCCATGACCGCGCCCTCCCGGCCCCGAAGGCCGGCGACGTCATCGCCGTTCTCGATGCGGGCGCCTACGGCTATGCGATGTCCTCGCAGTACAACAGCCGGCCACGCTCTGCCGAGGTGGCGGTGAGCGGCGGGAAGCACGCCCTGATGCGCCGGGCCGAGACCCTCGACGACGTCACCGCCGCCATGGAGGCCCCTGTCTGGGAGGAGTGAACGGACAACCGTGAACTTTCACTACGCCCTCGTCGACGACCTGATCAGCCGCGAGGAATTTGAAAAGCGGGTCGGCGAACGGATGAAGGCGGCGGGCGGTCTCCTCGACGAGAACGCCGCTTCGCTCCTCGTCGTCACCGACTGCGGCCGCCACCACCAACGGATCGCCGGCATCGCCCCCGGCCCCTCGATCGTTTCCTTCTTCGGGAAGGTGCTCTCTGCCAGCGAACCCGAGGAGTTCGCCAGGAAGGACGGGGAGACCGGAGTGCGCGCCACCCTCCTCCTCGGCGACGCGTCCGGACGGATCGAGGTGACTCTCTGGGACGAGAAGGCCGGGGCGGCCGGGGAGATCGAGCCCGGCGAGGTACTCGAGGTGATCGGGAGGCTTGCACCGCGGGGTGGGAGCGTCTCGGCGCTTGCCCTGCGGAAGTCCACCGTGCTCATCGACTGCCCGATGGAGACCGAACGCACCTGCACCTCCCCGGTCGGCACCGGCGACCTTGTGGTGCGCATCCTCGGCATCGGAGAGCCGCGGGAGTTCACGCGGGGAGACGGGACAGGTGGAACGATGGTCACGGCCGTCATCGGCGACAAAAGCGGGACGGCGCGCCTCGTCTGCTGGGACCCGGCGGTGCTCGCGGCCTCTGCTGCCGGGGACGTGGTGTGCATCAGGGGTGCCAGAGGGGCCGTGAAGGCCGGGGGGCCTGAGTTCTCCCTTGACGACCGCGGCAGCGTCACGCCGATCGACGAGGACGTAGATGTCAGGGTCACGCCGGCGGTCGAGGTGAAGGCCGGGGAGTGCGTCTCCCTGAAAGGGCGGGTGGCGGCGGTGCAGCCGCCGCGGAGCTTCCAGACCCGCACCGGAGAGCGGTCCTATGTGCAGAATATCGACCTCTCCGACGACTCGGGGACGATACACCTTGTCCTCTGGGGCGACCGCGCCCTCCTCGGCCTTGCGACCGGCGACGAACTCCGTGTCTACCATGCGAGGGCAAAGGAGGGGCGAAGCGGCGGGACCGAGGTCTCTGTCGGGAGGGGGAGCATGCTCGTCGGGGCCGGTGAAGAGGACGACAAAGAGATCGTCTTTCAGGGGACGACCGTCCCCTCGACCCTCGGCATGACCCTCGACAACGGCACCGAGGCCTACCTCCTCTCTGGCGACATCCTCCCCGGCCAGGAAGTGACGGTGACCGGGACACGGCGGGGGCCGCGGATCATCCCGCAGGCCGTCGAACCGGCAGAGGTAGACAGGCAGGCCCTTGAAAGGCGCCTTGCGGCCCTGCTCGACGAGACATGCTGAGAACTTTTCACTTTCACCCCGCACACGGAGAGGGGAGTATATGTCAGGTGCGAAAGTGATATGTGTGCCCGGAGACCACGATCAACCGGGTGTTTCCGGGCCCTCCGCACCTTTTCTGCTGGTGTGCGGCCAAAATATCTGAAGGAGTGAGGGAAAACATGCCAAACGTATCTATGGACCTCGAAGACCTCCCAGGCGTCGGGCCGACAACGGCGGACAAGCTTCGGGAGGCAGGCTATGCAACTGTCGAGGGCATTGCCACAGCTTCGCCGGCCGACCTCGCCGAGGCGGCAGAGATCGGAGAGTCAAGCGCAAAGAAGATTATTAAGGCAGCCCGCGAACTCGCCGATATCGGCGGGTTCAAGACCGGCGTCGCCGTCCTCGAAGACAGGAAAGAAGTGAAAAAACTTCAGACCCTTGTCCCCGAATTCGACGCCCTCCTCGGTGGCGGCCTGGAGACAAAGTCCATCTCGGAATTTTACGGCGAGTTCGGGTCGGGCAAGAGTCAGATTGCCCACCAGATGGCGGTCAACGCCCAGCTCCCCGAAGAACTCGGCGGACTGCACGGGTCCTGCGTCTACATCGACACCGAGAACACCTTCCGCCCCGAACGTATCGAGCAGATGGTGGCCGGGCTCGAGATCCCGGGCTACGATACACCGCCGCTCATGGAGTTCCTGGAACGGATCCATGTTGCAAAGGGCTACACCTCCGACCACCAGATGCTCCTCGTCGACAGTGCTCGCGACCTTGCAAACGAGATGAAGGACAGCGACTATCCCGTACGGCTGATCATCATCGACTCGCTGACCGCCCACTTCAGGGCAGAATATGCCGGCAGGGGCACCCTGTCGGTGCGGCAGCAGAAGTTGAACAGGCACATGTACGACCTTGCAAAAATCGCCGAGGAGTACAATGCGGTTGCACTCGTCACCAACCAGGTCCAGTCGAACCCTGGCGTCTTCTTCGGCGACCCCACGAAACCGATAGGCGGCAACATCGTCGGGCATGCCGCGAAGTTCAGGCTCTACCTCAGGAAGAGCAAGGGCGGCCGGCGGATCGCAAAACTCGTCGACAGCCCGAACCTGCCCGAAGGCGAGGCGGCGTTCGTCGTCGAGACGTCGGGCCTCAAGCCCTGAAGGTGGTCGGCCAGTGTTGAAGGCGGTCGTCACCGATCTCGATGGCACCCTGACCGATGCACGGCGGCGGATCTCCACCGCCGCCATCGAGACGATCCGGGACCTTGTCGATACCGGCATCCCTGTGGTCATCGCAAGCGGAAATACCATCTGCTCCCTGGACATACTGTGCAAGATGATCGGGACCGACGGGACGATCATCGGCGAGAACGGGGGGGTGTATCGTCTCCGCTTCGACGGCCAGGTCCATGTGGCAGGCTGCCAGTCGGTCTGCTGGGACGCGTATCACCGGATCGAGGAGTATTTTGCTGCGGAGGGAAAGACCCTCACCCTGTACTCCCCGGACAACCGCTTTGCCGACATCGCCTTTGCCCGCACCGTCGAGCCCGCCGAGGTAGCCGGGGTGATCGTCGGCATGCCGG is part of the Methanofollis sp. genome and encodes:
- the radA gene encoding DNA repair and recombination protein RadA, giving the protein MPNVSMDLEDLPGVGPTTADKLREAGYATVEGIATASPADLAEAAEIGESSAKKIIKAARELADIGGFKTGVAVLEDRKEVKKLQTLVPEFDALLGGGLETKSISEFYGEFGSGKSQIAHQMAVNAQLPEELGGLHGSCVYIDTENTFRPERIEQMVAGLEIPGYDTPPLMEFLERIHVAKGYTSDHQMLLVDSARDLANEMKDSDYPVRLIIIDSLTAHFRAEYAGRGTLSVRQQKLNRHMYDLAKIAEEYNAVALVTNQVQSNPGVFFGDPTKPIGGNIVGHAAKFRLYLRKSKGGRRIAKLVDSPNLPEGEAAFVVETSGLKP
- the lysA gene encoding diaminopimelate decarboxylase; the protein is MKLPSHLTVRDSRLSIGGVDCVSLAEEYGTPLYVTDLDRITGNVRRFHAALAAHYPDVQVLFAAKANGNLAVIRALAAEGAGADVFSPGELELALRAGMKPERLLFNGSSKSRADLALAVEKGVRVSVDSLDELHQLDAVAGEAGKTAEIAFRVNPALEVPTHPKIATGLATSKFGIPAQEIIAAYREALACEHIEPVGIHCHIGSQILEVEPFARSAEVMVRVAKEVTDLGVHLEFLDIGGGLGIPYHHDTDPAPTPDDYAAAVMPVFLQGIKECGIDPALWVEPGRWLVGDSSVLLTRVNSVKKAHKTFVNVDAGFNLLIRPAMYDSYHEVLVADRADLPADGTYTVAGPICETGDILAHDRALPAPKAGDVIAVLDAGAYGYAMSSQYNSRPRSAEVAVSGGKHALMRRAETLDDVTAAMEAPVWEE
- the fdhD gene encoding formate dehydrogenase accessory sulfurtransferase FdhD encodes the protein MDLHTHTGIQVKRGEPREIDDEVCVEHRYLLVMNGAPVARMVASDDALREFGAGFAITEGLATEVVSVEVAGDEIRIEAVPAPACEQVVESSGGTAFLREIPRVVSDLRIGIDDVYRMTAAIESDEWQRTGGLHCSVLFCDGELCAKACDVGRHNTVDKVIGHAVLAGLDRSRCVLGCTGRQPAGMVAKAARAGIPIVISRAASTSEGIATASEAGLTLVCFSRGDRFTVYTHPERIEGVGQMGRDE
- a CDS encoding transcriptional regulator is translated as MKLPCETGVWLILPCIRACLVQELMEKGLSQRKVSTMLDITPASVSQYASKKRGCSIELGDNAVSSIRQLAEDLVCENVGHMSLRMCDICMQVRAQGNIADDDGAPCPRDLVCNISSSRNPTYAP
- a CDS encoding phosphoglycolate phosphatase, which produces MLKAVVTDLDGTLTDARRRISTAAIETIRDLVDTGIPVVIASGNTICSLDILCKMIGTDGTIIGENGGVYRLRFDGQVHVAGCQSVCWDAYHRIEEYFAAEGKTLTLYSPDNRFADIAFARTVEPAEVAGVIVGMPVRAIDTGFAIHLQYQGISKGTALSDLALLMGLSPADFLAIGDSENDKEMIGHAGIGATVDNATPGTKATADYVSEKRYGDGFVEIIRKYQKLFG
- a CDS encoding OB-fold nucleic acid binding domain-containing protein, whose amino-acid sequence is MNFHYALVDDLISREEFEKRVGERMKAAGGLLDENAASLLVVTDCGRHHQRIAGIAPGPSIVSFFGKVLSASEPEEFARKDGETGVRATLLLGDASGRIEVTLWDEKAGAAGEIEPGEVLEVIGRLAPRGGSVSALALRKSTVLIDCPMETERTCTSPVGTGDLVVRILGIGEPREFTRGDGTGGTMVTAVIGDKSGTARLVCWDPAVLAASAAGDVVCIRGARGAVKAGGPEFSLDDRGSVTPIDEDVDVRVTPAVEVKAGECVSLKGRVAAVQPPRSFQTRTGERSYVQNIDLSDDSGTIHLVLWGDRALLGLATGDELRVYHARAKEGRSGGTEVSVGRGSMLVGAGEEDDKEIVFQGTTVPSTLGMTLDNGTEAYLLSGDILPGQEVTVTGTRRGPRIIPQAVEPAEVDRQALERRLAALLDETC
- a CDS encoding LL-diaminopimelate aminotransferase, with the protein product MYSQRLENLPPYLFARIDAMKAQKRKEGVDIIDLGVGDPDLPTPAHIVEAMVGAVREPKNHHYPAYEGMASYRQAVAEWYGTRFSVSLDPDREVLALMGSKDGIAHIPEAFVNPGDYVLVPDPGYPVYKTSTLFAEGRTHLMPLTAENNFLPVLDDIPKDVLKKAKLLFFNYPNNPTAAIAPKAFFEEVVEFARDNDLVVVHDNAYSEITFDGYKAPSFLEIDGAKEVGVEMHSLSKTYNMTGWRIGMAVGNPEILAGLGRVKSNMDSGVFDAVQEAGVAALTGSQQCVADACAVYQERRDVLVKGLNELGFDVRAPKATFYVWMPVEDCMKTAAQFLNEAGIVVTPGVGFGESGDGYVRFAITRSVERIEEALERIRRIAP